One window of the Granulicella arctica genome contains the following:
- the bglX gene encoding beta-glucosidase BglX yields MKSTPLRPLFLNLILITTCLPLAAQMNSRNTPLDGPRPEIFSPATIKRADALIKQMTPEEKLAQLNQLFLFAADPKIDAAVTKGQVGSLLFVTDPTEINRLQHLAVENSRLHIPLIFGFDVIHGFRTIFPVPLAMASSWDPETVTRAQTVAAAEARSVGIDWAFAPMLDIARDPRWGRIMEGAGEDPYLGSAIARAQVRGFQGPAIGTPDHVLACMKHFAGYGAAEGGRDYDASYISDAQLHNVYLQPFHAAVEAGVGSVMSAYMDLNDVPATGNHMLQTEVLRDDWHFQGFVVSDADAVKSLEKHGFAKDPADAALRAFNAGVNMEMAIDQTAYSTLPAAFQAKQITLAQIDAAVKPILEAKIQLGLFEHPYNDVPHSQQVLNDPAHRTEALHAAERSAVLLRNENALLPLSKTAYKHIAVIGPVADNKHDTIGSWAFQEDANEAVTLLEGLRTKVGQSAKVDYAQGVQVKRLYPSFFDAIFKEPKEADWTADQAKSEYDKALSLARSADLVVLTLGEKQDMSGEAASRSSLDLPGEQQKLLEAVTALGKPTVLVLLNGRPLNITWASEHVPAILEAWYPGTQGGNAVANLLFGDVVPGGKLPLSWPRDVGQIPINYSHNLTQDYTAQAKRYWNEPSTPLYPFGYGLSYSTFAFSNLKVAEPQNKVGQPIHVTIDVENTGSVAADEVAQLYVHQQYGNASRPVRELKGFRRVNLAPHAKTTVDFTVTPADLSYWSPASRTWTEDASTFDLWSGNSSAAELHTTFTRTR; encoded by the coding sequence ATGAAATCGACCCCCCTTCGCCCGCTCTTTCTGAACCTCATCCTCATCACCACCTGCCTTCCGCTCGCAGCCCAGATGAACTCGCGCAACACCCCGCTCGACGGGCCACGACCGGAGATCTTCTCCCCCGCCACCATCAAACGAGCCGACGCCCTCATCAAGCAGATGACCCCCGAAGAAAAGCTCGCGCAGCTCAACCAGCTCTTCCTCTTCGCTGCCGACCCGAAGATTGATGCAGCCGTCACCAAGGGTCAGGTCGGCTCACTCCTCTTCGTCACCGATCCCACCGAGATCAACCGCCTTCAGCACCTGGCCGTGGAGAACTCACGCCTCCACATCCCCCTCATCTTCGGCTTCGACGTCATCCACGGCTTTCGCACGATCTTCCCCGTCCCGCTCGCCATGGCCTCCTCCTGGGACCCCGAAACCGTCACCCGCGCCCAGACAGTAGCCGCCGCCGAAGCCCGCTCCGTCGGTATCGACTGGGCCTTCGCACCGATGCTGGATATCGCCCGCGACCCACGCTGGGGCCGCATCATGGAGGGCGCCGGAGAAGATCCTTATCTAGGTTCAGCTATCGCCCGCGCCCAGGTTCGTGGCTTCCAGGGACCGGCCATCGGCACCCCAGACCACGTCCTCGCCTGCATGAAGCACTTCGCCGGTTATGGAGCAGCCGAGGGTGGCCGCGACTACGACGCCTCCTATATCTCTGACGCCCAGTTGCACAACGTCTACCTGCAGCCCTTCCACGCTGCCGTCGAGGCCGGTGTCGGCTCCGTCATGTCCGCGTACATGGACCTCAACGACGTACCCGCAACCGGCAACCACATGCTCCAGACCGAGGTCCTTCGCGACGATTGGCACTTTCAGGGCTTCGTGGTCTCAGACGCCGATGCCGTCAAAAGTCTCGAGAAGCATGGCTTTGCGAAAGATCCAGCCGATGCTGCGCTCCGAGCCTTCAACGCAGGCGTAAACATGGAGATGGCGATCGACCAGACCGCCTACAGCACCTTGCCCGCCGCCTTTCAGGCCAAGCAGATCACCCTCGCCCAGATTGACGCCGCCGTGAAGCCAATCCTCGAAGCGAAGATCCAGCTTGGCCTCTTCGAGCACCCCTACAACGATGTGCCGCATTCGCAACAGGTCCTCAACGATCCGGCTCATCGGACGGAAGCCCTGCATGCCGCCGAACGCTCCGCCGTCCTCCTTCGCAACGAAAATGCACTCCTGCCGCTCTCGAAGACAGCCTACAAACATATCGCCGTCATCGGTCCTGTGGCCGATAACAAGCACGACACCATCGGTTCCTGGGCCTTTCAGGAAGACGCCAACGAAGCCGTAACCCTGCTCGAAGGCCTCCGGACCAAGGTAGGCCAGTCGGCAAAGGTCGACTACGCACAAGGCGTGCAGGTCAAACGCCTCTACCCCTCCTTCTTCGACGCCATCTTCAAGGAGCCGAAGGAGGCCGACTGGACCGCCGATCAGGCTAAGTCTGAGTACGACAAGGCTCTGTCGCTCGCCCGCAGCGCAGACCTGGTGGTTCTCACGCTGGGCGAAAAGCAGGATATGTCCGGCGAAGCAGCCTCACGCTCCTCGCTCGACCTCCCCGGCGAGCAGCAGAAGCTTCTCGAAGCGGTGACGGCGCTCGGCAAGCCAACCGTGCTCGTCCTGCTTAACGGTCGTCCGCTCAACATCACCTGGGCCTCGGAACACGTTCCAGCGATCCTCGAAGCCTGGTACCCGGGCACACAAGGCGGCAATGCCGTTGCCAACCTGCTCTTCGGCGATGTCGTCCCCGGCGGAAAGCTCCCGTTGAGCTGGCCACGCGACGTCGGTCAGATCCCCATCAACTACTCTCACAACCTCACGCAGGATTACACCGCACAGGCGAAACGCTACTGGAACGAGCCGAGCACGCCGCTCTACCCCTTCGGCTACGGCCTCAGCTACAGCACCTTCGCCTTTTCGAACCTGAAGGTCGCCGAGCCTCAGAATAAAGTGGGTCAGCCAATCCACGTCACCATCGATGTCGAAAACACAGGCTCAGTCGCCGCCGACGAAGTAGCCCAGCTTTACGTCCACCAGCAATACGGAAACGCCTCGCGCCCGGTCCGCGAACTGAAAGGCTTCCGCCGCGTCAACCTCGCGCCCCATGCGAAGACCACGGTAGACTTCACCGTAACGCCAGCCGATCTCAGCTATTGGAGCCCAGCCAGTAGGACCTGGACAGAAGACGCCAGCACATTCGACCTGTGGTCAGGAAACAGCTCAGCAGCCGAACTCCACACTACCTTCACGCGCACCAGATAG
- the secD gene encoding protein translocase subunit SecD — MGKNLAGKTAFIIAILVVFCFGFVGIPHGSLKESIGKQIHLGLDLKGGTHLVLQVKVAEAVSAQSDNDVARLEEDLQKAGITGASVGKLDPAHMDTITISGTPIAKSSDVRGVLTGGTYPNYDVGSNPDGSWKLTMKPAAVKELDARTLSTSIETIRERIDKLGVTEPVIQQYGLGENEILIELPGETDPARVQNIIQSTARLEIHQVVGGPFNSDQDALQANGGVIPPDSVLIKGSGTNGGGDQIWLLKRVSEVAGNDFRDAQPSTDENGRPDITFNLTTDAGERFYKYTDAHKGTGSMAIVLDNRVKEVAGIQSAIRDSGRISGGGFTKESAADLSLMLRTGALPASLEFLETRTVGPSLGAASIKQGVVAAVAGMLAVMAFMLIYYRGAGINADLALVLNLVLLLGFMGYSGSVLTLPGIAGVILTIGMGVDSNVLIFERIREELRSGKTSAAAVQQGFAHAWITIIDTHVTTIVSALILFLFGTGPVRGFAVTLAVGLCANLFTAVFVSRVIFDAGLAKKERGAALSI; from the coding sequence ATGGGTAAGAATCTGGCCGGCAAGACGGCATTCATCATTGCGATTTTAGTTGTGTTCTGCTTCGGCTTCGTGGGCATTCCTCACGGCAGTTTGAAGGAGTCCATTGGGAAGCAGATTCACCTCGGCCTCGACCTCAAGGGCGGAACTCACCTCGTGCTGCAGGTGAAGGTCGCGGAGGCAGTGTCGGCGCAATCCGACAACGACGTCGCGCGACTTGAGGAAGATCTGCAGAAGGCCGGAATCACTGGAGCTTCTGTCGGTAAGCTCGATCCGGCCCACATGGATACGATTACGATCTCCGGAACGCCGATTGCCAAATCGAGCGATGTGCGCGGCGTGTTGACCGGCGGTACCTACCCGAACTATGACGTGGGAAGCAATCCGGATGGAAGCTGGAAGCTGACCATGAAGCCTGCCGCCGTCAAGGAACTCGACGCGCGTACGCTTTCGACGTCCATTGAGACGATCCGTGAGCGTATCGATAAGCTCGGCGTTACGGAGCCGGTTATCCAGCAGTATGGTCTGGGCGAGAACGAGATCCTGATCGAACTGCCGGGTGAGACCGATCCGGCGCGCGTTCAGAATATTATCCAGTCGACCGCTCGGCTTGAGATTCATCAGGTGGTTGGCGGTCCGTTCAACAGCGATCAGGATGCATTGCAGGCAAATGGTGGGGTCATTCCTCCGGATTCCGTGCTGATCAAGGGTAGCGGCACGAACGGTGGAGGCGACCAGATCTGGCTGCTGAAGCGTGTGAGCGAGGTTGCCGGAAACGACTTCCGTGATGCGCAGCCTTCGACCGATGAAAATGGCCGACCGGATATCACCTTCAATCTGACGACCGACGCTGGTGAGCGCTTCTATAAATACACGGACGCCCACAAGGGTACCGGCTCGATGGCAATCGTCCTCGATAATCGCGTTAAGGAAGTAGCAGGGATTCAGTCGGCAATTCGCGACTCCGGGCGTATCTCAGGTGGCGGCTTTACGAAGGAGTCCGCGGCGGATCTTTCACTGATGCTCCGCACCGGCGCTCTGCCGGCCTCGCTTGAATTCCTCGAGACGCGCACCGTTGGACCCAGCCTTGGAGCAGCCTCGATCAAGCAGGGTGTCGTTGCAGCGGTCGCCGGCATGCTCGCCGTGATGGCGTTTATGCTGATCTACTATCGCGGCGCGGGCATCAACGCGGATCTGGCGCTGGTCCTGAACCTGGTGCTCCTATTGGGTTTCATGGGGTATTCGGGGTCGGTACTGACGCTGCCGGGAATTGCGGGTGTGATCCTGACGATCGGTATGGGCGTCGACTCGAACGTGCTGATCTTCGAGCGCATTCGCGAGGAACTGCGATCCGGCAAGACGTCGGCCGCAGCCGTGCAGCAAGGCTTCGCGCATGCCTGGATCACCATCATCGATACACATGTAACGACGATTGTTTCGGCGTTGATCCTGTTCCTCTTTGGAACCGGGCCAGTGCGTGGCTTCGCGGTGACGCTGGCTGTCGGTCTGTGCGCCAACCTGTTTACCGCAGTCTTCGTATCGCGGGTGATCTTCGATGCAGGGCTGGCGAAGAAGGAACGCGGCGCGGCTCTGTCGATTTAG
- a CDS encoding GNAT family N-acetyltransferase gives MFITRMAGPDDAGIISSHRHRMFVDSGQADDDRMATVIREFEPWVHARLTSGVYVGWLTAPEAEPEKVVAGAGLLLMDFPPHFLDAGSIRAYLLNFYVDPEWRGHGLAYRLLRTAVEETQKRGIGVVSLHASVFGKPLYERNGFKESNEMLLRNR, from the coding sequence ATGTTTATTACACGCATGGCAGGACCGGACGATGCAGGGATTATCTCAAGCCATCGACACCGGATGTTTGTGGATTCCGGTCAGGCGGACGACGATCGCATGGCCACCGTCATTCGCGAGTTTGAGCCCTGGGTGCATGCGCGTCTCACCAGTGGTGTTTACGTTGGATGGCTGACCGCTCCTGAGGCTGAACCGGAGAAGGTCGTCGCTGGCGCAGGTCTGCTGCTGATGGACTTTCCGCCCCACTTTCTGGATGCCGGGTCGATCCGCGCCTATCTGCTGAACTTCTACGTCGACCCGGAGTGGCGCGGACACGGACTGGCGTATCGGCTGCTCCGCACGGCGGTCGAGGAGACGCAAAAGCGTGGCATTGGCGTGGTCAGCCTGCATGCCTCGGTCTTCGGCAAGCCGCTGTATGAGCGGAACGGCTTCAAGGAGTCGAACGAGATGTTGCTGCGAAACCGGTAG
- a CDS encoding YukJ family protein, which produces MPITSYSVLRGQPTAGKVVTGSSTHYQITMQATGGPFTVAVNTESSDGSLVLYAILNKFTPPEPAALLALATGMHSLPSKAGGLALDFVREQIAGKPMVTLAEMTLLPKALVAGDHATPLKNAVDKLLDQTIADKGTIFAFGSAYSDSGKVDGIHDIHMNQGNPLASFGKDNGVWQDGALFLYLPTPKTWTAVFIAFQTESWTTDSSGNPLAAHEAGGKHHHLEG; this is translated from the coding sequence ATGCCCATCACCAGCTACAGTGTTCTCCGCGGCCAGCCAACTGCTGGCAAAGTCGTCACCGGTTCCAGCACCCATTACCAGATCACGATGCAGGCCACCGGCGGTCCGTTCACCGTTGCGGTGAATACGGAATCATCCGATGGCTCGCTCGTTCTTTACGCCATCCTCAACAAGTTCACCCCACCGGAGCCTGCGGCGCTGCTTGCACTGGCGACGGGAATGCACAGCCTCCCAAGCAAAGCCGGTGGTCTGGCCCTCGACTTTGTGCGGGAGCAGATTGCCGGTAAGCCGATGGTCACGCTTGCGGAGATGACGCTTCTCCCCAAGGCGCTCGTTGCAGGCGACCACGCAACGCCACTCAAGAACGCCGTCGACAAACTGCTCGATCAGACGATTGCGGACAAGGGAACCATCTTTGCCTTTGGCAGCGCATACTCCGACAGCGGCAAAGTCGACGGAATCCATGACATCCACATGAACCAGGGCAATCCGCTGGCGAGCTTCGGAAAAGACAACGGCGTCTGGCAGGATGGAGCGCTCTTCCTCTACCTACCCACGCCAAAGACCTGGACCGCAGTCTTCATCGCCTTCCAGACAGAATCCTGGACCACAGACAGCTCCGGAAATCCTCTGGCAGCTCACGAGGCTGGCGGCAAGCACCACCATCTTGAGGGCTAA
- the tgt gene encoding tRNA guanosine(34) transglycosylase Tgt produces MSLEFEVSNTAESGGRRGELTLPHGVVQTPVFMPVGTAATVKAVPQSLLEEIGAGGKGAQIILANTYHLYLRPGHELVRRMGGVHRFMSWDRPMLTDSGGFQVFSLSSLRKVTTEGVEFRSHLDGSKHFFSPEHSMDVQIALGADIAMVFDECVETPATWERTRESMGLTHAWAQRSKDHFDAHQHLRPWGPEFDGKTQAQFGIVQGGMYADLRQESAERLVAMDFPGYAIGGLAVGEPRDVTREMIARTLEHLPKDKPRYVMGVGYPDEIEEYARMGVDMMDCVLPTRAGRHGLLFTSEGRLNIKKKDYAEDQGPIDATCSCMVCGRYTRAYLRHLFASGEPLSAVLNSIHNLAFYLDTMERVRNTLALT; encoded by the coding sequence ATGTCCCTGGAATTTGAAGTAAGCAACACGGCTGAGAGTGGAGGCCGGCGCGGTGAGTTGACCCTGCCCCACGGAGTCGTTCAGACCCCGGTCTTTATGCCCGTCGGTACAGCAGCCACCGTCAAGGCCGTCCCGCAGAGCCTGCTTGAGGAGATTGGCGCAGGCGGTAAGGGCGCACAGATCATCCTCGCAAACACTTACCATCTGTATCTCCGACCGGGCCATGAGCTGGTGCGGCGCATGGGTGGCGTTCACCGCTTTATGAGCTGGGATCGCCCGATGCTGACCGACTCAGGCGGCTTCCAGGTCTTCAGCCTGAGTTCGCTTCGCAAGGTTACGACAGAGGGCGTCGAGTTTCGCTCACACCTCGACGGCAGCAAACATTTCTTCTCGCCCGAGCACTCGATGGATGTGCAGATAGCGCTAGGTGCTGACATCGCGATGGTCTTCGATGAGTGCGTGGAGACGCCCGCGACGTGGGAGCGGACTCGCGAGTCCATGGGCCTTACCCACGCCTGGGCGCAGCGCTCCAAGGATCACTTCGACGCGCATCAACATCTGCGCCCCTGGGGGCCGGAGTTCGACGGCAAGACGCAGGCCCAGTTCGGCATCGTGCAGGGCGGTATGTACGCTGATCTGCGGCAGGAGTCCGCAGAGCGGCTGGTCGCGATGGACTTTCCCGGCTACGCGATCGGTGGTCTTGCCGTGGGCGAGCCGCGCGACGTGACGCGAGAGATGATCGCGCGCACTCTGGAGCATCTCCCCAAAGACAAGCCGCGTTACGTGATGGGCGTCGGCTACCCGGACGAGATTGAAGAGTACGCCCGCATGGGCGTCGACATGATGGACTGCGTGCTGCCCACGCGTGCCGGGCGTCATGGTCTGCTCTTCACGTCTGAGGGCCGGCTGAACATCAAGAAGAAGGATTACGCCGAGGACCAAGGGCCGATTGATGCAACCTGCTCCTGCATGGTCTGCGGACGCTATACGCGGGCCTACCTGCGGCATCTTTTCGCGTCAGGAGAGCCTTTGAGCGCGGTGCTCAACTCCATTCATAACCTTGCTTTTTATCTGGACACGATGGAGCGGGTTCGCAACACGCTTGCTCTTACCTAG
- a CDS encoding RNA polymerase sigma factor, with amino-acid sequence MTSIEECTLAMLSLESERADTDLVALVETYAALLFRVAHSILRSKPEAEDVVQDVFVRVLQHRGTLPVVREMRVWLVRIAWNLAIDRRRRIKPQQFDESFADGLVASTIPADQSMDERQRMKIVLLEMERLPKGERHALLLSAVEELGTPEIAAVLGRSESAVRALLFRARARLRERLARGGTR; translated from the coding sequence ATGACTTCGATTGAGGAATGCACCCTGGCCATGTTGTCCCTTGAGAGCGAGCGAGCCGATACCGACCTCGTCGCCCTCGTAGAGACGTATGCCGCACTCCTCTTTCGAGTCGCCCACTCGATCCTGCGGAGCAAGCCAGAGGCCGAAGACGTTGTGCAGGATGTCTTCGTGCGCGTACTCCAGCATCGTGGAACTCTACCGGTCGTCCGCGAAATGCGAGTCTGGCTGGTGCGCATCGCCTGGAATCTCGCCATCGATCGAAGACGGCGCATCAAGCCGCAGCAGTTCGATGAAAGCTTTGCCGACGGATTGGTCGCGAGCACGATCCCAGCGGATCAGTCGATGGACGAAAGGCAGCGGATGAAGATCGTCCTGCTCGAGATGGAGCGATTGCCCAAGGGCGAACGTCACGCGCTGCTGCTCTCGGCGGTAGAAGAGCTGGGAACACCGGAGATCGCCGCAGTGCTGGGCAGAAGCGAGTCTGCCGTCCGTGCGCTGCTGTTCCGCGCACGAGCAAGGCTTCGAGAACGGCTCGCAAGAGGAGGAACGAGATGA
- the yajC gene encoding preprotein translocase subunit YajC, with translation MGSFGSVGQLALPVLFFVVLYFLMIAPNQKKQKKWQEMLTQLKSGDKVTTNGGIRGTVLSVKEEIVVLRIQPDGVKLEFVKSAIASVTTPDEAA, from the coding sequence ATGGGCAGTTTTGGAAGCGTAGGTCAACTGGCGTTGCCAGTTCTCTTCTTCGTAGTGCTTTACTTTTTGATGATCGCACCCAACCAGAAGAAGCAGAAGAAGTGGCAGGAGATGTTGACGCAGTTGAAGTCCGGCGACAAGGTCACCACAAACGGTGGGATTCGCGGAACGGTTCTCTCTGTGAAAGAAGAGATCGTGGTGCTTCGCATCCAGCCGGATGGCGTCAAGCTCGAGTTTGTGAAGAGCGCTATCGCAAGTGTTACGACGCCGGATGAAGCAGCATAG
- the secF gene encoding protein translocase subunit SecF, whose translation MELFRSTNIDWLGKKWYFLGFSLIFSVAGVLSMLFWHGVPRGVDFKGGTLIYVKFDTTPNEDHLRQALDAGGIREPTIQRISGSLGQTANEEMISLPQSSATDAAHDAGRASVVSALTANYHDSAFEVQQVEIVGPTAGKQLQKQAWLATLYSLIGMLIYLWFRFELIYGVAAVVAVFHDTLITVGAFSLTNQEITLTVIAAILTLIGYSMNDTIVVFDRIRENLALSRRESLADVVNRSINQTLTRTVISSGLTFLTVLSLYLFGGEVLHGFSFALVVGILIGTYSSIAVAAPMLVAYQDWRASHGKAATLPAGKRSKV comes from the coding sequence GTGGAACTGTTTCGTAGTACGAATATCGATTGGCTTGGGAAGAAGTGGTACTTCCTTGGATTCTCACTGATCTTCTCAGTTGCCGGCGTGTTGAGCATGCTGTTCTGGCATGGCGTGCCCCGCGGCGTGGACTTCAAGGGCGGCACGCTGATCTACGTCAAGTTTGATACGACGCCGAACGAAGACCATCTGCGGCAGGCGCTCGATGCCGGTGGCATCCGCGAGCCGACGATTCAACGGATCAGCGGTTCGCTCGGGCAGACTGCCAATGAAGAGATGATCTCCTTGCCGCAGTCTTCTGCTACCGATGCGGCTCATGATGCTGGTCGTGCCAGCGTGGTAAGTGCCCTGACGGCTAACTATCACGACTCGGCCTTCGAGGTGCAGCAGGTCGAGATTGTAGGACCGACGGCTGGCAAACAGTTGCAGAAGCAGGCGTGGCTGGCGACGCTTTACTCGCTCATCGGAATGCTGATCTACCTATGGTTCCGCTTCGAATTGATCTATGGCGTGGCGGCGGTCGTCGCAGTGTTTCACGACACCCTGATTACGGTTGGCGCATTCAGCTTGACGAACCAGGAGATTACTCTTACCGTAATCGCAGCGATCCTGACGCTTATCGGCTATTCGATGAACGATACGATCGTGGTCTTTGACCGAATTCGGGAGAATCTTGCACTGTCGCGGCGAGAGTCACTTGCAGACGTGGTCAACCGCAGCATCAATCAGACTCTGACACGAACGGTTATCTCTTCGGGCCTTACGTTCCTGACGGTGTTGTCGCTGTACCTGTTCGGCGGCGAGGTGCTGCATGGCTTCTCGTTTGCGCTGGTTGTAGGTATTTTGATCGGAACGTACTCTTCCATCGCTGTAGCGGCACCGATGTTGGTGGCCTATCAGGATTGGCGCGCGTCCCACGGCAAAGCAGCCACGCTGCCAGCCGGTAAGCGCTCGAAGGTCTAA
- a CDS encoding alpha/beta hydrolase: MMKALSLALILALPAAAQNNSGPAPKGPPLTADSMQQPGVPTGKLSEKLTHISKIYDGMVSNYWIYVPAQYDPKVPAALMVFQDGSGYAKRDGDHPALNVVDNLIAQHKIPVMIAIFTDPGDIAASPNTPTYKFVDAYGKKWSRTLKDSMRSTEYDTVSDRYPRFLRDELIAEVAKKYNLRKDAYSRAITGLSSGGTCSFNAAWQQPEQFSRVITWIGSFTSIQWHEDPEVHAGGQDYPEKILHEPQRNLRVWIQDGSNDQENPKYGSWPLANIRMANALKLKGYDFRFSFGQGPHSAVEGAAEFPEEMTWLWRDYDPAKTEQTYTQDPAEASKPPFRVSIANREAK, from the coding sequence ATGATGAAAGCACTTTCGCTCGCCTTGATCCTTGCGCTTCCCGCCGCCGCTCAGAACAACTCCGGTCCTGCACCGAAAGGTCCGCCGCTCACAGCGGACTCGATGCAGCAGCCAGGCGTGCCAACGGGCAAGCTCTCGGAGAAGCTGACACACATCAGCAAGATCTACGACGGCATGGTTTCGAACTACTGGATCTATGTTCCGGCGCAGTACGATCCGAAGGTTCCAGCGGCGTTGATGGTCTTTCAGGATGGCTCCGGCTATGCAAAGCGCGACGGCGATCATCCTGCATTGAATGTGGTCGATAACCTGATCGCGCAACACAAGATTCCGGTGATGATCGCCATCTTTACCGATCCCGGCGACATCGCAGCATCGCCGAATACACCGACGTATAAGTTCGTCGATGCGTATGGCAAGAAGTGGTCGCGTACCCTGAAGGACTCCATGCGCTCAACGGAGTACGACACGGTCTCGGACCGCTATCCACGCTTCCTCCGCGATGAACTCATCGCAGAGGTTGCGAAGAAGTACAACCTGCGCAAGGATGCCTATAGCCGCGCCATCACCGGGCTCTCGTCAGGCGGGACCTGCTCCTTCAACGCAGCGTGGCAGCAGCCGGAACAGTTCAGCCGTGTAATTACATGGATTGGCAGCTTCACCAGTATCCAGTGGCACGAAGATCCTGAGGTTCATGCCGGTGGGCAGGATTACCCTGAAAAGATTTTGCACGAGCCGCAGCGCAACCTGCGTGTGTGGATCCAGGATGGCTCGAACGACCAGGAGAACCCGAAGTATGGAAGTTGGCCGCTCGCCAATATCCGCATGGCAAACGCGTTGAAGCTGAAGGGATATGATTTCCGTTTCAGCTTCGGGCAAGGGCCGCACAGCGCAGTCGAAGGTGCCGCCGAGTTCCCCGAGGAGATGACCTGGCTCTGGCGCGACTACGACCCTGCAAAGACGGAGCAGACCTACACGCAGGATCCTGCCGAGGCGAGCAAACCGCCGTTCCGCGTGTCGATTGCGAATCGCGAGGCGAAGTAG
- a CDS encoding secretin N-terminal domain-containing protein produces the protein MKLAAGILGLTLAMALGTPAAVAQADPSLPKSTDVMETFYLVNISQKDDAMEIVTAVRNLIPPNARVYLVPNQNAILVSGTPEMLASTRKVIEALDRPRKTYRLTYTITEMDNGKRIGVQHFTMVVVSGQRTTLKEGSKVPVVTGTYNPGTSSSQSQFTYLDVGMNFDATLDESANGVRLRTKVEQSGIAEEKSPNLALANDPIVRQTVLEGTSILAPGKPLVLGSVDVPGSTRHHDVEVVVDVAR, from the coding sequence ATGAAACTCGCAGCAGGCATCTTAGGACTTACACTCGCCATGGCACTTGGCACACCAGCCGCGGTCGCACAGGCCGACCCCTCTCTCCCGAAGTCGACGGATGTCATGGAGACCTTCTACCTGGTCAACATCAGCCAGAAGGATGACGCTATGGAGATCGTCACCGCCGTGCGCAATCTGATTCCGCCCAACGCACGGGTGTACCTGGTCCCGAACCAGAACGCGATTCTCGTGAGCGGAACCCCCGAAATGCTTGCGAGTACGCGCAAGGTCATCGAAGCCCTTGACCGACCGCGAAAGACTTATCGCCTGACCTATACGATCACCGAGATGGATAACGGCAAGCGGATCGGCGTCCAGCACTTCACGATGGTCGTTGTCTCAGGCCAGAGAACGACCTTGAAGGAAGGCAGCAAGGTGCCTGTCGTGACCGGAACGTACAATCCCGGAACCTCCTCATCACAGAGCCAATTCACGTATCTGGATGTCGGCATGAACTTCGACGCAACGCTTGATGAATCCGCAAACGGAGTACGTCTGCGAACCAAGGTAGAGCAGTCAGGAATTGCAGAGGAGAAATCTCCAAACTTAGCCCTGGCGAACGACCCGATTGTCCGGCAGACCGTGCTCGAAGGCACGTCCATTCTGGCACCAGGTAAACCGCTGGTGCTTGGATCGGTCGACGTTCCGGGAAGCACGCGGCACCACGATGTTGAGGTGGTCGTAGACGTTGCACGATAG
- a CDS encoding heme-degrading domain-containing protein: MPLNLQEDLTAIVRQEAELTLATFNLNDAWKLGALLHDIAVERNYGIVIDIRRFGQPHQQLFYTALPGTTPDNARWVQRKSNVVARFHRSSYQVGLHLQRSGVTFAEKYSLPDADYATHGGSFPLHVIGAGVIGSLTISGLVQRADHELAVEALCLHTGREYSSYRLSSEV; encoded by the coding sequence ATGCCTCTCAATCTTCAGGAAGACCTTACGGCGATCGTTCGCCAGGAAGCCGAGTTGACGCTCGCAACCTTCAACCTCAACGACGCCTGGAAGCTCGGCGCCCTGCTCCACGACATCGCGGTCGAGCGCAACTACGGCATCGTGATCGACATTCGTCGCTTCGGCCAGCCGCATCAGCAGCTGTTCTACACCGCTCTGCCCGGCACAACCCCGGATAACGCTCGCTGGGTCCAGCGCAAATCGAACGTCGTCGCGCGCTTCCACCGCAGCTCCTACCAGGTCGGCTTGCACCTGCAACGGAGCGGCGTAACGTTTGCAGAGAAATATTCACTACCGGATGCAGACTATGCGACGCACGGTGGAAGCTTTCCGCTCCACGTCATCGGAGCTGGCGTCATCGGCAGCCTCACGATCTCCGGCCTTGTACAGCGCGCCGATCATGAGCTTGCAGTGGAAGCGCTTTGCCTCCACACCGGTCGCGAGTACAGCAGCTATCGACTTTCATCTGAAGTTTAG